A genomic region of Mitsuaria sp. 7 contains the following coding sequences:
- a CDS encoding radical SAM protein, giving the protein MTQLNTPYPSTAYLTGFLRSRGFQAAQRDLALGLVLKLFSRDGLKRVREAVHAIPLPDRGIASRHFDESFDRYFATITPAIAFLQGRDPTLAHRINTRTFLPEGARFQTLEVYVADDGEDPLAWAFGALGLQDRARHLATLYLNDLADVLRESVDPRFEFVRYAEQLATSQPTFDPLHDALNAPPNLVDDLLRELTLAAIDAEQPDVVLLSAPFPGAVYAALRIGQTIKRERPHLKILFGGGFVNTELRELTEPRLFDYVDFVSLDAGERPLLALLDHIAGKRSRQRLVRCFIREDEGELAGQVRYINFVEPDVPFEDVGTPTWDGLPLHDYLSLLDMLNPMNRLWSDGRWNKLTIAHGCYWKKCSFCDITLDYISRYEAASAKTLVDRIEAIVAETGQTGFHFVDEAAPPKVLKALAQELIDRGVSISWWGNVRFEKTFTPELCQLLADSGCIAISGGLEVASDRLLKLMQKGVSVEQVARVTRAFTESGILVHAYLMYGFPTQTVQDTVDALEYVRQLFENGCIQSGFFHRFACTVHSPVGQDPKAFGVELLPLPPSPFAKNDVGFVDPTGTDHDAMGEALKKALYNFMHGIGVEQDVRRWFSVRVPKPKVSRQFIAEALDA; this is encoded by the coding sequence ATGACGCAGCTCAACACGCCCTACCCGTCCACGGCCTACCTGACGGGGTTCCTGCGCTCGCGCGGCTTCCAGGCGGCGCAGCGCGATCTGGCGCTGGGTCTGGTGCTCAAGCTGTTCTCCCGCGACGGGCTCAAGCGCGTGCGCGAGGCCGTGCACGCGATCCCGCTGCCGGACCGCGGCATCGCCTCGCGCCATTTCGACGAGTCCTTCGACCGCTACTTCGCCACGATCACGCCGGCGATCGCGTTCCTGCAGGGCCGCGACCCGACGCTGGCGCACCGCATCAACACGCGCACCTTCCTGCCCGAAGGCGCACGCTTCCAGACGCTGGAGGTCTACGTCGCCGATGACGGCGAGGATCCGCTGGCCTGGGCCTTCGGCGCGCTGGGACTGCAGGACCGCGCGCGGCACCTGGCGACGCTCTACCTGAACGACCTCGCCGACGTGCTGCGCGAATCGGTGGATCCGCGTTTCGAGTTCGTCCGCTACGCCGAGCAGCTGGCGACCAGCCAGCCGACCTTCGATCCGCTGCACGATGCGCTGAACGCGCCTCCCAACCTCGTCGACGACCTGCTGCGGGAACTGACGCTCGCCGCCATCGACGCGGAGCAGCCCGACGTCGTGCTGCTGTCGGCGCCCTTCCCCGGCGCGGTCTACGCGGCGCTGCGGATCGGGCAGACCATCAAGCGCGAGCGGCCCCATCTCAAGATCCTGTTCGGTGGCGGCTTCGTCAACACCGAGCTGCGCGAGCTGACCGAGCCGCGCCTCTTCGACTACGTGGACTTCGTGTCGCTGGACGCGGGCGAGCGTCCGCTGCTGGCGCTGCTCGACCACATCGCCGGCAAGCGCAGCCGGCAGCGGCTGGTGCGCTGCTTCATCCGCGAGGACGAAGGCGAGCTCGCGGGCCAGGTCCGCTACATCAACTTCGTCGAACCGGACGTGCCCTTCGAGGACGTCGGCACGCCGACCTGGGACGGCCTGCCGCTGCACGACTACCTGTCGCTGCTGGACATGCTGAACCCGATGAACCGGCTGTGGAGCGACGGCCGCTGGAACAAGCTGACCATCGCGCACGGCTGCTACTGGAAGAAGTGCAGCTTCTGCGACATCACGCTGGACTACATCTCGCGCTACGAGGCCGCCTCGGCGAAGACGCTGGTGGACCGCATCGAGGCGATCGTCGCGGAGACGGGCCAGACCGGTTTCCACTTCGTCGACGAGGCGGCGCCGCCCAAGGTGCTGAAGGCGCTGGCGCAGGAGCTGATCGATCGCGGCGTCTCCATCAGCTGGTGGGGCAACGTGCGCTTCGAGAAGACCTTCACCCCGGAGCTCTGCCAGCTGCTGGCCGACAGCGGCTGCATCGCGATCAGCGGCGGCCTGGAGGTGGCATCGGATCGCCTGTTGAAGCTGATGCAGAAAGGCGTGTCGGTCGAGCAGGTGGCGCGCGTGACGCGAGCCTTCACCGAGTCCGGCATCCTGGTGCACGCCTACCTGATGTACGGCTTCCCGACGCAGACGGTGCAGGACACCGTCGACGCGCTCGAGTACGTCCGCCAGCTCTTCGAGAACGGCTGCATCCAGAGCGGGTTCTTCCACCGCTTCGCGTGCACGGTGCACTCGCCGGTGGGACAGGACCCGAAAGCCTTCGGCGTGGAACTGCTGCCGCTGCCACCATCGCCGTTCGCGAAGAACGACGTCGGGTTCGTCGATCCGACGGGCACGGACCACGATGCCATGGGGGAAGCGCTGAAGAAGGCGCTCTACAACTTCATGCACGGCATCGGCGTGGAACAGGACGTGCGACGCTGGTTCAGCGTGCGGGTGCCCAAGCCGAAAGTGTCCAGGCAGTTCATCGCGGAAGCGCTGGACGCTTGA
- a CDS encoding LuxR C-terminal-related transcriptional regulator, producing MSLDYRTAFDQAPIGLVISENRLIKDCNRLVLEIFGAQREQLIGHSFALLYPTSIEFERTGERIVASLDAVGYYADERVMKRVGGPRAGELFWCHVAGRALDPTKAHANGIWSFEDLSATRQLKTDLTPREREIAALLIEGLTSKLIGRKLGVSPRTVDVYRARLMKKYGAASTPDLVHRLLVS from the coding sequence ATGAGCCTCGACTACCGCACCGCCTTCGACCAGGCCCCGATCGGGCTGGTGATTTCTGAGAACCGCCTGATCAAGGACTGCAACCGGCTGGTGCTGGAGATCTTCGGCGCGCAGCGCGAGCAGTTGATCGGCCACAGCTTCGCGCTGCTGTATCCGACCTCCATCGAATTCGAGCGCACCGGCGAGCGCATCGTCGCCAGCCTCGATGCCGTCGGCTATTACGCCGATGAGCGCGTGATGAAGCGCGTCGGCGGACCGCGCGCGGGCGAGCTGTTCTGGTGCCACGTCGCCGGCCGCGCGCTGGACCCGACGAAGGCGCACGCGAACGGCATCTGGAGCTTCGAGGACCTGTCCGCGACGCGCCAGCTCAAGACCGACCTCACGCCGCGCGAGCGCGAGATCGCGGCGCTCCTCATCGAGGGCCTGACGAGCAAGCTGATCGGCCGCAAGCTCGGCGTGAGTCCGCGCACGGTCGATGTGTACCGCGCACGCCTGATGAAGAAGTACGGCGCGGCGAGCACGCCGGACCTCGTCCACCGTCTGCTCGTGTCATGA
- a CDS encoding HU family DNA-binding protein: MNKTELIEHLASKHELTKAEAGRILETLLDAVVSTVKKGGAVSIPGFGAFKQHARAARTGVNPSTGDKIKIAAAKLPKFTPGAGFKAAVDPKAAARKAAAKPAKAPKAAAAKPAKKAAKK, encoded by the coding sequence ATGAACAAGACCGAACTGATCGAACACCTGGCTTCCAAGCACGAACTGACCAAGGCCGAAGCTGGCCGCATCCTGGAAACGCTGCTGGACGCGGTGGTGTCCACGGTGAAGAAGGGTGGCGCTGTTTCCATCCCTGGCTTTGGTGCCTTCAAGCAACACGCCCGTGCCGCCCGCACCGGCGTGAACCCCAGCACCGGCGACAAGATCAAGATCGCCGCCGCCAAGCTGCCGAAGTTCACCCCGGGCGCCGGCTTCAAGGCCGCCGTGGACCCGAAGGCTGCCGCTCGCAAGGCTGCCGCCAAGCCGGCCAAGGCCCCCAAGGCCGCCGCCGCCAAGCCGGCCAAGAAGGCCGCCAAGAAGTAA
- a CDS encoding PaaI family thioesterase, producing the protein MTLPPDARSLDALSLDAMSLDELRAQIPKIFAPWIVALGLEPVHAEDGLLRLTMPVAPELVHVGGVMCGQASMAAADTAMVLLMMRELGEFRPMTTVQLQSTFLRPVSGTSCTIEARLLRRGRNLAFGQIDLLDEQGRLAVQSTTTYALL; encoded by the coding sequence ATGACCTTGCCCCCGGACGCCCGGTCCCTGGACGCGTTGTCCCTCGACGCGATGTCACTCGACGAACTGCGCGCGCAGATCCCGAAGATCTTCGCGCCCTGGATCGTCGCACTCGGCCTGGAACCCGTCCATGCGGAAGACGGCCTGCTGCGATTGACGATGCCGGTCGCGCCCGAGCTGGTCCACGTCGGCGGCGTGATGTGCGGGCAGGCGTCGATGGCCGCGGCCGACACGGCGATGGTGTTGCTGATGATGCGCGAGCTGGGCGAGTTCCGCCCGATGACGACCGTCCAGCTGCAATCGACCTTCCTCCGCCCGGTCTCGGGGACGAGCTGCACGATCGAGGCACGCCTGCTGCGCCGCGGCAGGAACCTGGCGTTCGGGCAGATCGACCTGCTCGACGAGCAGGGCCGGCTGGCCGTGCAGTCGACGACCACCTACGCGCTGCTGTGA
- a CDS encoding pentapeptide repeat-containing protein: MSLPLFADSSVDASADASVISHQSLDRALVEQFLAQASGPLVFEHCAFDSEDLEGIELRGATFRSCTFVGARLDRAALTGSSWLRCRAGGAAFELSDLTDAKFEGCDLSNTNWRRARLSGAAFAEVKLTGAKFTEAQTLGMSLRESLAVNADLRGLSFRKQTVVGMNLSGADLAGCDFTDAVLVDCDLSDASLKNARFARADLRRAKLGAIQAGDLLQHFKGSIISAEQAAEIVAGLGVQVI; encoded by the coding sequence ATGTCGCTCCCTCTCTTCGCCGATTCCTCCGTTGATGCCTCCGCTGATGCCTCGGTCATCAGCCACCAGTCGCTCGATCGGGCGCTGGTCGAGCAGTTCCTCGCACAAGCCAGCGGCCCCCTCGTGTTCGAGCACTGTGCCTTCGACAGCGAGGACCTCGAGGGCATCGAATTGCGCGGGGCCACGTTCCGGAGTTGCACCTTCGTGGGTGCCCGTCTTGATCGGGCCGCGCTGACCGGCTCCAGCTGGCTGCGCTGCCGCGCCGGCGGGGCAGCGTTCGAGCTGTCGGACCTGACGGACGCGAAGTTCGAAGGATGCGATCTGAGCAACACCAACTGGCGGCGCGCGCGCCTGTCCGGCGCCGCCTTCGCGGAGGTCAAGCTGACCGGCGCGAAGTTCACCGAGGCGCAGACCCTGGGCATGAGCCTCCGCGAGAGCCTGGCGGTCAATGCCGATCTGCGCGGCCTGTCGTTCCGCAAGCAGACCGTCGTCGGGATGAACCTGTCGGGCGCGGACCTGGCGGGCTGCGATTTCACCGACGCCGTCCTGGTCGATTGCGATCTCTCCGACGCCAGTCTCAAGAACGCGCGCTTCGCCCGCGCCGACCTCCGCCGGGCGAAGCTGGGGGCGATCCAGGCCGGCGACCTGCTGCAGCACTTCAAGGGCAGCATCATCTCGGCCGAGCAGGCGGCGGAGATCGTTGCCGGTCTGGGCGTCCAGGTCATCTGA
- a CDS encoding cyanophycinase has protein sequence MDAFRLISIRIRALLAVAALLGSGAASAQTAIVIGGALRMDNDAVWQRIVQEAGGPGKAHFAVLATAAANPELSAKLIIDALKKHGAQAEHIPVAPRLEGADLQKNLNDPELIAKVRASNAVFFSGGAQGFIVDTLQPDGRRTAMLDAIWDVYRRGGVVAGTSAGAAIMSRVMFRDALNVMEVMRGTLREGHEIDQGLGFVGSELFVDQHFLKRGRIGRMLPLMMAKGYRFGLGVEENSAAVVHGDRIDVIGGRGALFVDLRDARSDPSLGMFNVRGARISYLDNGDRHDLRSGVTMPAPRKTAAASPVPTRASTQGSAGSSRGPVDSFQPDILGDNRIVQAMTELLSSPAAEVRAMAARIRPDAKGDRDRTGFVFRLYRGADTQGWIDTDGDGTDVTLLDVRLDIRPVRLPDPGAGPTTNAVPAATMIAPAGLR, from the coding sequence ATGGACGCCTTCCGCCTGATCTCGATCCGGATCCGCGCGCTGCTCGCCGTGGCGGCGCTGCTCGGTTCCGGCGCCGCCTCGGCCCAGACCGCCATCGTCATCGGCGGTGCGCTGCGCATGGACAACGACGCCGTCTGGCAGCGCATCGTCCAGGAGGCGGGTGGGCCGGGCAAGGCGCACTTCGCCGTGCTCGCCACGGCCGCGGCCAATCCGGAGCTTTCCGCCAAGCTCATCATCGACGCGCTCAAGAAGCACGGCGCCCAGGCCGAGCACATCCCCGTCGCGCCGAGGCTCGAAGGCGCGGACCTGCAGAAGAACCTCAACGACCCCGAGCTGATCGCGAAGGTGCGCGCGTCCAACGCCGTGTTCTTCTCGGGCGGCGCGCAGGGCTTCATCGTCGACACGCTGCAGCCGGACGGGCGGCGGACCGCGATGCTCGATGCCATCTGGGATGTCTACCGTCGGGGCGGCGTCGTCGCCGGTACCAGCGCGGGGGCGGCCATCATGAGCCGCGTGATGTTCCGCGATGCGCTCAACGTCATGGAGGTCATGCGCGGCACGCTGCGCGAGGGGCATGAGATCGACCAGGGGCTCGGCTTCGTCGGCAGCGAGCTGTTCGTCGACCAGCATTTCCTCAAGCGCGGGCGCATCGGCCGCATGCTGCCGCTGATGATGGCCAAGGGCTATCGCTTCGGGCTCGGCGTCGAGGAGAACAGCGCCGCCGTCGTGCACGGCGATCGCATCGATGTCATCGGGGGACGGGGCGCGTTGTTCGTGGACTTGCGCGACGCGCGCAGTGATCCGTCGCTGGGCATGTTCAACGTGCGCGGGGCGCGGATCAGCTACCTGGACAACGGCGATCGCCACGACCTGCGTTCCGGCGTCACGATGCCGGCGCCGAGGAAGACGGCGGCGGCCTCGCCGGTGCCGACCCGTGCCTCGACGCAGGGAAGCGCGGGTTCCTCACGCGGGCCGGTGGACAGCTTCCAGCCGGACATCCTCGGCGACAACCGCATCGTGCAGGCGATGACGGAGCTGCTGAGCTCGCCCGCCGCGGAAGTGCGCGCGATGGCGGCGCGTATCCGTCCCGATGCCAAGGGCGATCGCGACCGCACCGGATTTGTCTTCAGGCTCTATCGCGGTGCGGACACGCAAGGATGGATCGACACGGACGGCGACGGGACGGACGTCACGCTGCTGGATGTGCGGCTCGATATCCGTCCGGTGCGGTTGCCTGATCCGGGTGCGGGGCCCACGACGAATGCAGTGCCCGCCGCCACCATGATCGCGCCTGCGGGTCTGCGCTAG